In Pseudomonas flavescens, the sequence AAGCTTTTGCCAGCCAGCTCGGCGAGGTTCGGCAGGATGAATGCTGCAGGGGCGAAACCGTCGGCCAGGGCGCCTACGGTGATCCAGTCGGATGTCGTGCTCATGATGATCTTCCAGTGGGTTGCGGGAAGTCCATGTTGCGTTGGCCGAGATGCGGCGGGTATCAACCGGATGGTTGATGCCCGCCACCTGTTTCAGCCGTGCAGCGCGTTGATCGGCGGCACGCGTGCCGCCCAGGGTTGGGCCTGTTCGAGCTGTGCCGCCAGCGCGAGCAGGGTGCCCTCCTCGGCGAAGCGCGCGGCGAAATGCGAGCCGATGGGCAGACCGTCCGGCGTCCAGTACAGCGGTACCGACATTGCCGGCTGGCCACTGGCATTGAACAGTGCGGTGAATGGCGAGTAACTGTGGAAGTGCTCGATCAGCGTGGCCAGATCGATACTCTCGTCGAAGACATCCAGGCTGCCGATCAGCGGTGGCTCGCGTGTCAGGGTAGGGGTCAGCACGATGTCGTAGTCGACGAAGAAGTGCGCCAGCCTGCGGCCAAGGGCGTGGATGCCTTCAACGGCGCTTGCATAGCGGGCACCGCTGACACCGCCCTTTTCACGCAGGATCACCCGCGTCCGCGGCTCCAGTTCCTCATTGACCACTGCCCGCCCACGCATCTCGCCGACCAGGTCGAGGTAGCTACGGGTACTGGCGCCGATCACGTCGAATACCTGATCGAGAAACTCCAGTGGCTCGACCGGCAGCACCGCCGGTTCTACATGGTGGCCCAGGGACTCGCACAGTCTTGCCGTATGGCGAACGGCGGCAAGCGCTTGCGGGCCGCTGCTCCAGGGCGCCAGGTTTTCCACCAGGGCGATGCGCAGTCGACGCCGTGGCCGGTGCAGACTGTCGACGAAGGGACCGTCCTGCCAGGGTGCAGCGTAAGGGGCACCCAGGTCGGCACCTGCCGTGATGTCGAGCAGCGCAGCGCTGTCGCGTACCGACAGGGTGATCGCATGGGGTGTGCCCATGCCGGCCCAGCCTTCGCCCACCAGCGGGCCGCTGGGCATGCGACCACGACTGGGCTTGAGGCCGAACACGCCGCAGCACGAAGCCGGTACCCGCAACGAACCACCACCATCGTTGCCGTGGGCGAAGGGCACCACCCGTGCAGCCACCAGTGCCGCTGCGCCGCCACTGGAACCACCCGAGCTGTGTGCTGGATTCCAGGGGTTGCGGGTGGCGCCGAAGCGGGTCGACTCGGTGGTGTACGAAGTGCCGAATTCCGGCGATGTGGTGGTGCCGATGAACTGGCAGCCAGCCTCGCGCAGACGTCCCACCACGGCGTCGTCCAGGCCCAGCCTGGATTCGCCGAGCGCCAGGGAGCCGTTGCTCATCCGCGCTTCGGCGAGTGGCGAAAAAAGGTCCTTGATCAGCGTCGGTACACCAGCGAGTGGCCCATCGACGGGAGCTGCGTTGCGGGCGCTGTCATAGAGCTTTTCGGCTACGGCATTGAGCTGCGGCTCGACCTTTTCCAGGCGGGAGATACTGGCTTCGAGCAGTTCGTTACGGCTAATTTCGCGATTGCCGATCAATTGCGCCAGGCCGGTGGCGTCGTGTCGATCCATGAGGGCGTGGATGTCTTGCATGGTGATCCTCGAACGATGATGGCCACCATGGGCAGTGCCCATGGTGGCGATGGAGGGTATTCAGAGGTGAGTGCCGAGTGCGTCGTGGCGCGGCTTGAACAGGGCCGCCAAGGTCCATGCTGCGGCTGCCACCAGGCTGGCGATGGCCAGCCACTGGATGGCACTTCGCAGGTCGTGGCCGAAGCCGCCGAGCATGGCCACCACCAGCGGGCTGACGAACTGGCCGATGTACAGGCAGGCCGTGAAGATGCCCAGGCCCCGGCCGCGGGTACTGGCGCTCAGGGCGTTCATGACCGGTGCCATGGCGTTGGGTACCAGCAAGCCTGCGCCGAGACCGTGGATGGTCACCGCCAGCAGAACCTCCTGGTAACTCTGCGCCCGCAACAGAAGCCACAGCCCCAGGGCCAGCAGCGTCAGCAGTAGAGCGTTGCAGCCGGCGATGCCCAGGGTTCTGCGCAGCACCGGCCAGGTCAGCGAGCCGCCCAGGGTTGCCAGCAGGCCGAGCCCGGCACAGGCACCGATCATCGTGCTGGAGGTGACGCCCATGCCGACCAGCAGAATGGGGGTCTGCACAGGCACGATGAAGTTGAGGATCATACCGCCGAGAACCAACAGATAACCGACCAGCAGGACGGGGATGGAGACCTGCTCATCTCCTTCGCGGGTGATGCTCGTGGTGGCTGTTCGCGATGGTTCCCAAAGCACGCGGATCATCGCTGGAACCAGCAGCAGCGGTAGCAGGTAAAGGTAAAACGGCAGGCGCCAGGAGTGCTCGCCGAGTACGCCGCCGAGCACGAAGAACAGCGCGCCGACCAAACCGATGGTGACCACCTGCAGGTTGACGAAGCGCATGCGCTCCTCGCCACGCCAGTAGTCGGCGATCAGGGTCGCGCAGCAGGTCATGATCGCGGCCTCGGCGCAACCGAACAGCAGGCGTGCGCCGACGATGCTGGTCAGGTCGTTGAGCAGTGCCGGTACCACACCGAGCACTGCGTACAGCAGCGTGGCGACCACCAGCAGTGCCTTGCGCCCGACCTTGTCGGCAAGCCAGCCGGCAAGTGGCGCGACGATGGCGATGGCCAGTGCCGGGCCGGTAACCGCCAGGGGAACCAGCAGGTCTGCACGTGGATCAACCGGGCCGAACTCGGCGCCGAGTTTGGGCAGAATCGGGGCGACCATTACCGCCCCCATGATGGTCAGGCTGCTGCCCAGCAACAGCACAACCCCTTCACGACGACCGCTGGCCTGACGTGACGGCACCACCGCGGAAACGGATTGTTCTATGGACATGGTGATGGCCTCAGAAACTGTGGGACATGCGCAGGGCGATGGTGTGGCCTTCGGCGCGGTTACGGGCGCCGAACTCCTTGTAGGCGTGCAGCCACACCGGCGGTAAGCCCGGTTTGAAGAAGCTCACAGCCGGGCCGACCGCCAGCACTCGTGCACGGTTGCCGTGATCCAGGTTGGGGCCGTCGTCGTCAGTCAGTTGACGGTAGTAATAACCGCCAAGGCCGACCGTCCATGGGCCTACGTGCTGACCAACCGCGAACTCATGGCGGTACTCGACCCCATTGCGGTAGTCGGTGGCATGGTTGCGGGTGTTGAAGTCCAGCTGGAAGCTGGAGGAGGCTTCGAAGCCGGTATCGCTGATCCAGGTGGCGTTGAGCAGTGGCGACACGGTCCAGTGATTGAGGCCTGGCGATATCAGTCGATCTTCGTCGTAGTCACCGGTGGGGGCCTGGACCTGCAACTGGCTGTTGACGAACAGGTTGCGCGACAGGTTCCACTGCAGGATCAGCGGTATCACCTGCAGGTCCGCCTGGCGGAACACTTCCTCCTGAAAGCGCAAGGGGCCGAACGGCGTGTTGACCTTGAGGCGCGCGTCCATCTGGAAGAACGGCATCACCGCGCCGAAGCCGTATTGGGCGCCGAACAGCTGCTGGTCGGTCATGCGGATGTAGGCCAGACCGACCGACAGGACGTCCAGGGAAAAAGCGTTGTTGACCTTGTCGCCGTGACGATCCTTTTGAACGTTGGTCGAGTAGTACGCGGTGCGAATGCCCAATGTGCCGAACGGCGTGGCTGGCGGCGACATGCCAGCACCGAAATCGTAGACCCCGGCGGGAGTTGTGGGCGAGCCGTTCTCGGTGGCTTCTGCAGGTGTTGAGATAAGTAATGGAAATAGCAGCAAGCCTGATGCGATCAGCGGTGATTTTCTTTCTTTGTGCATGGAAAACCCCTTTTCTTATGTTGGCTGGTACGGGCTCCAGCCTAGGGGCTCTCAATGGCGAGCGTTATCCGATTTCAGCACAGAAACCACGTGCCCGGCGCAGGGTGTCGGAAGGGCGTTCACCGAACAGTTGGCGGTAGTCCGTGGCGAAGCGGCTGAGGTGCCAGAAGCCCCAGTTCGCCGCTACTGCCTGCACCGAGTCGGTGCTGTTGCCCTGACGCAATTGGCGATGCACGGCGTTCAGCCGAAGTGCCCTCAGGTACGCCACCGGGTTGGTGCCCAGGGTTTCCTGAAAGCAGTACTGCAGCTTGCGTCGGCTGGCGCCAATCTGGTTGCACAACTCGAGAATGTTCAAGGGGCGGTCGCGGTTGGCCAGGGCGTAATCGCGGGCGCGGTCGACCATGCGCTTGCGGGCGCTGAGTGGCAGCGGGTGATCGTCTTCGCTGTCCATCAGTTCCAGCAGGTGCATCAGAATGGCATCGCGTATGGCGCCGCGGATGGTGATGTGATCGAGCAGCGCCGTGCCGTTGCCATACTGATCGAGCACGTCACCGAACAGGCGGACCAGCTCCTGCTGATTGGCGTCGCTGAGCAGTCGGTAGCATTTGGGCAAATGCTTCAAGTCGAGCTCGCGCTGCTGGCGCTGCAATGCCTCCTGCAGCGGCTGCTCGTCGATGGCGATGCAGATCAGATCCAGGCCGCCCGGTACGCGCAGCTCCGGCAGTTGCTCGGAGCGGGCCACCAGCAGGCTGGGTTGATGGATCGAGTGGCCGGTGCAGTGAAAGTGCGGGTCTGCGCTTAGCGGCATGCTGAAGGTGATCGCACCGGGCCAGGCCGCACCATTCTTGACCATTGCCTGGCTGGCACGGTCGCGAATCAGCTGCATGCCACTGAGGTGGATCTCGGTCAGCTCACCATTGAATTGGCCGGCGCCGAGCTGGTCGTAGCGCAGCTGCCAGCCTTGCAGGCTCTGGGCATGCTCCTCGATGTCCTGGGTTTGCCGGTAGTGCACGAGGTTGTCTGCGATGGCAGCCACGGATCCGGGATTACTGCTGACGACGGCATGACTGTGCATTTTCGAAACCCTTTCACGACGACCGCTGATATTGCCGTGAACAGGCAATTTTCGTTCCTTCGGGCTGTTGAGGAGCGAGCTTTGCCGAAAACGGATAAAGCCCGCCAGCGCAGGGCTGTAGCCTGGCAGTCAGGGCCAAGAACAGTGGCAAGGCGGAACAAGCATCGGTGTCCGGCAGCGCGTAAGAAAGGGCTCGCCAATCACCCTGGGAGCGTCTCGTCATGCTTAGAAGCTGGTTCAACAAACCGTCACCGCAGGACAGTGCGGTGCCTGTGATTGTTACCGAAGTACCACTTGCACCGCCGAGCGCGACACAGTGGCTGTCGCGGCGCCTACTGGAACTGCTGAGCAGTCTTACCGGCGCTGTCGCCACGGGCTTGGACAGCTCCCGTCAGGCTTGTATCGAAATTCACCGCAGGGGCCAGCAAATGGAGCACGCATTGGCCGACTCGGCCGGGCACATGAGCCAGAGCAGTGCGTTGGCCGAAGCCATGCAGCGGGCGTTGAGCGAACACCTGCAGCAGGTGGAGCGCGATATTCGTCAGCATCTGGATGACGTGGCCGTGCAGATCACCACCAAATCCGACGAGGTGATCACGGTGCTGAGCGACATTGGCGATATCGCCAAGCAGGTCAACCTGCTGGCGCTCAATGCGGCCATCGAGTCGGCCCGGGCCGGGGAGGCAGGGCGGGGGTTTGCAGTGGTTGCCGACGAGGTGCGCAAACTGGCGCAGCGCACTCTGCTCAGTGCCCGCGATGCGACCGAGCGCATGGACCTCAGTCACCTGCAGAAACGCATGAACAGCGTGTCGTCCCATAGCCAGGGTAGCTTCGACCTGCTGACTCGCCGCCTGAACGATTCGCTGGGGCAGATGAACGCACTGTTCGCCACCGTCAGCGGTAACGTCGGAGGTCTGCAGCAGACCAACCGGGTTATTTTGGAAAGTGCCCCGCAGCTGGAGCAGCGGTTGGGCTACCTGCTGGGGCTTGCCGAGCGTGCCGCCAGTCTGGGGCGCGGCGCCGCACAGGTGCTGGCCAAGGATGCTGCGTTGCCGGAGCAAGGCCTGCAGCGGCTGCTTGCCGAGCAGCACATCGCCATCCGCCCCGATCAGGATCGCCTGGCCGACGTGCTCCAGCGTGGCCGCCTGCGGGTGGCCATCGAGCCACAGCTGGTCGGTTTGTCGTTTCGCCAGCGGCCTGGCGAACCGTTGCGTGGCATGGATGCCGATTACGTCAGAGCCTTCGCGCAGTGGCTCGGCGTCGAGGTGGAGTTCGTCGAGTATGGCTGGGAGCAGTGCATGTCGTTGCTGGCCTTTGGCCGTCGCCCGGCGGAGGCACCGGCCGACCTGATGTGGAGCGCGCTGCCTGCTTCGCCTGCTTTCGAGGATCTGGCGTTTTCCCGCCCCTACAGTTTCGCTCCGCTGATTCTCGCGCGCCGCAAGGGTGACGAGCGCATCGGCGGTCTGGCCGACCTGCAGGGGCGGGTGCTCGGTTGCGGAAACGATCCCGTGGCCCTGGAAACCCTGGCCCAGCTGGGTGTGCGCTGGCCCGCCAATCGCCACATGCCCGGTGGCCGTGTCGAGCTGGCCAATCTGATGGTGTTCTCCGATCAGACCCGTATCCATGACGCCCTGGCTGAAGGCGTGGTGGATGCCTTCACCGTCGAGCGGCCGATCTATCACTGGGCCGCTACCCATCGCCAGAGCCGCTGGTTCGGCAAGCTGGACATATTGCCGCAACCGCTTGGTGATCGACTTTGGTGCTACAGCGTCGGGGTGGCCAGGCGGGCGGAAAACGCCAGGTTGCTGGCCAAGGTCAATGAGTTCCTCGTGCAGTTCCAGGACAGTCCGCGGCGCAAGGAAATCGAAACCAACTGGCAGGGCGGAGCACTGACTCCACCCGCGGGCAGCTTCGAACTCAAAGGTGTTGTGGATGCCAGTGAGCTGGCCCGTCTACCGTGCTGAGAACGATCAGGCAGGCGACCCGAATCCGCGGCGCCTGCGACGGGTTAGGGCCCCGGCAGCCCAGGCCTGGTTTCAGAGAAACAGGCTGCTGATCAATTCGGTGCGGTTGCTCACACCGAGCTTGCGATAGAGATGCAGCAAGTGCGTCTTGATCGTCGGCAGCCCAAGGCCCAGCTGGCGCGCGAGGAGTTTGTTCGGCAGGCCGTCGCGCAGCAGCAGGGCAAGCTCGCGCTCCCGCGGTGTGAGCGCCTTCAGGCGATCGCCGGCACTCTGTGGCTGGCTGCGCGCAGCCAGCTCCATCAGACCATGCAGGGGCAGCAGGCACTGCAGTTCTTCGGGGCGAAAAGGCCCCAGGTGGGCGCCGCGCAACAGCGAGACGCCAGCGCTCGGCTTGCCATCGACATGGGCGATGATTTCCACCACGTCCACCACGGCATGATGCTGCAGAAAGCGGCGGTATTGACGGTTGTCTGCCTCGCTCTGCTGCGCCAGGCCCGTGCGCAACGGTACCACCGGCAGGCCGGCGGCCTGGCAATGGTCGGGGCGTAGCGGGTCGACATGGCGATAGTGGCGCAGATAGGCATCGTGCATGGGTTCGAGCATGTCCAGCAGGATGAAGTCGTACGCCTGCAGGTGTGCATCGATACGGTAGAACGCACCTTGCGAGGCGGGCACCACCTGGCGGAAGGCATTGAGGCAATGGCGACCGAAGTCGCCGCAGGACCCGCTGGCAGGTGGATGCATGGCGTGTCCTCGGCAAATGAGGCGCCAGCCGAGGCTGGCGCAGCTGGATCAGGCGACCGCGTAGTAGTGTTTGACGAAGCTGTCGCTGACGATTTCCCACAGCACGGGCGTGCCCTTGGTCACGAACCAGGTGTCGCCGGTCTTGAAGCGACTGGTCTGGCCGGTGGATTCGTCGGTCAGCAGCACTTCACCGGTGACGACCGTGGCCTGCTCGCTGAACGGATAAGTCATGCGGAACTTGCCCTTGGTGGTGCCGAAGTAGGCCGAGCTGACCGGGTCGGTCGGCGCGCCGGCGGTCATCTTGCCGAAACACCTGACTTCGCCTTCGAGGATTTCCGAGCCGAGATCGACAACGGTGCCCCAGGCATCCAGCTGGTCGAGGGTGATGCCGTTCTTGATGGCAGTGAGGGACATGGGTGGTTGCTCCTGTTAGAGGGTGTGAATGCTTCGATGAGCAAGTACCTGTGATGGCCTTGCCCGGTATCAGCGGCGACCGTTCCAGTAGCCGGACAGTTGGTGCAGGGTCTTGCCGCCGGTAAGCAGCAGAGGGCGGAAGTGATCCTTGCCGATGACCTTGATGCGGCGCACCGAACTGACCAGGTCGTAGCGCGCGGAGCCTTCGCTCATACCCTCTGCCAGCACCTTGCAGATGATGTGACTGGGCGTGACACCGAACCCCGAGTAGCCCTGCACGAAGAAGGCGTTGGGGCGACCCGGCAGGCTGCCTATCTGCGGAAACAGATTCGGGCTGGTAGCCATCGGGCCGCCCCAGGCCAGGTCGATCTTCACGTCCTTGAGGTAAGGGAAGATCTTCAGCATCAGGTTGCGGTTCCAGGCCTTGAGGTCGTTCGGGATGTGTTCGATGAAAGGCGTGGCGGCCCCGAACAGCAGCCGGTTCTCCTTGGTGACGCGGTAGTAGTCGATGACCGGGCGGATGTCGCTGTAAGCACCGCGGATCGGGCTGATGCGCTGGATCATCTCGTCCGACAGCGGCTCGGTCATGATCTGGAAGGCGTAGGTGTTGATGGTGCTGCGGTGCAGCTCCGGTTCCAGTTTGTTGAGGAAACTGTCACAGGCCCACAGTAGTTTGCTGGCCTTGACCGAGCCCTTGCCGGTGCGCACGGTGATGCGCTCGCCGTAGGTCACTTCCAATGCCGGGCTGTACTCGAAGATCCTCACGCCATGGCTGCTCAGGGCCTTGGCCTCGCCCAGCAACAGGTTCAGCGAATGCACGTGACCGCCGCCCATGTGCAGCAAGGCGCTGCCATAGGCATCGGAGCCGATGATCTGCTTGACCTCGGAGCCACCCAGAAAACGGATTTCATGCGGCGAGCCGAGGGATTTGAATTCCTTCTCCCAGGTGCGCAGGGTCTTTTCCTGGCGCGCGTTGAAGCCCAGGTAACCATAACCGTGGCAGAAGTCGGCATCGATCTCGTACTTGGCGATCCGGTCCTTGATGATGTCGGCACCCATGTCGCTGATCTCGAAAATCTGCCGCAGGCCGTCTTCGCCTACGTCCTTGCGGATCTTCTCCATGTCGTGACCGATGCCGGCCATGATCTGCCCGCCATTGCGCCCGGTGCCGCCGAAGCCGAGGTAGCGCGCTTCCAGCACGACGATATTGGTGATGCCTTTCTCCGCCAGCTCCAGCGCCGTGTTGATGCCGGAGAAACCACCGCCGATCACGACTACATCCGCCTCCAGATCCTGATCCAGTGAAGGAAAGCTGAGGTCGTACTTCTTGGTAGCGGTGTAGTAGGTAGGTGTTTCGATGTTGATCATGGCAACGACCTGGAAACGGTGAGAGATACCTGCGTTGAGGGATAGTAGTCCCCTGCACCCCCTGTGCGTCTTGTCCCTGTCTGTCGTCAGTCTTGACCGGGACTGACAAGGCGCCTCGCGCTGCTCTCGCCCGCCTGGCGCAGCGTCCTCGCGCGCGCGAGGGTGCCCCGTGTGCACGACTCATCGAGCGCTTGAGAAACCAGTGCCGGATGGTGTGCGTTCGTCGTGATCGTGCAAGGCCGTGAACAGATTAACGACAGGGCGGGGGTGTGATGGCCCTGGCACGCCGGTGCAAAAGCCTGGCAGGCACGTGCATGACCGCTGGCGTTTCGCTGTTTCAAATGGCGATGCCTGCCTCGTCATGGCGTAAGCTGGCGGCCTGGTTAAATTATTAACGAATCATCATTGCCTGAGATCATGTCGAGCCCACGTCTTTCCCTGACCCTTACCCTGTTGCAGGCCCGCGAGTCGGCCATGCGTTTCTTTCGTCCTCAACTCAATCTGCACGGGCTCACCGAACAGCAATGGCGGGTGATTCGCATCCTGCGTCAGCAGGGCGAGCTGGAGAGCCATCAGCTGGCGCGTCTGGCCTGCATTCTCAAACCGAGCATGAGTGGCGTGCTGGTGCGTCTCGAACGCGATGGCATGGTCTGCCGGCGCAAGATGAGCGAAGACCAACGCCGCGTGCTGGTCGGGCTGACGGAAAAGGGCGAGCAATGTTTCCAGGCCATGAGCGTGGAAATGGAGCGTAACTATCAGCGTATCGAGGAGCAGATCGGCGCGGAAAAATTCGCCCTGTTGCTGGATCTGCTCAAGGATCTGAAAGCGGTCAAGCCCTGATCGCGTGCAGGCCGCGCGCTGCTGGCCGTGACGGCACAGCATCGCCATTCACTGCAGCGGGGCGTTGAACTGCTCTGCGACAAAGCGCTGCAGGGTCGCCGCAGCAGCGTCGTAATCCCCCTCTCTGGCCTGTGCCAGTGCCTCGACCTGAACGCGCTCCTGTTCGATCACATAGGCCCAGAACGCCTGAGTCTCTGCGTCGCCCGGGCGCGGTACGGCCTGCCGCTCGGCAAGGTAGTCGGCCGTGGCATTGGCCAGCATCTTCACGAACGCCTTTTCCTGCAGCCAGGAGAATGCCAGTGAGGCCTGAGCCTTGAAGCCGCCACTGCGTGTTCGCTGCAGATCATGGCGGCGGGCTTGAGCCTGGTAGCGAGGCAACTGGGCGGCCTCGAGCACCGCATAGGCACTCCAGAACCGACCTTGCGCGGTGCCGGCGTGGCGCTCAGCCAATGCCGGTACTACGTCGAGGGCAACCGCTCGGTTGTCCAGCTCCTTGTCCAGCGCAGCGAGATAGGCCGCATCGTCCGCCACGGCCGGACGTACCAGCGCCAGCAGGCACAGCATGTGGACAAGGTGTTTCAGGGGCTGGCGCAGCATCGAGAAATCTCCAAAAAAATGGCCCTATCAAGGGCCCAAGGGTGACAAGCAGCGGGAGATACCTCGGCCTCAGTGGATGCCCAGGCACATGTACTTCAGCTCGATGTAATCATCGATGCCATATCGGGAACCTTCGCGGCCGAGGCCGGACTGCTTGATGCCGCCGAAGGGCGCCACCTCGGTGGATATCAGCCCCTCGTTGACGCCGACCATGCCGTACTCCAGCGCTTCGCTGACGCGCCAGGCGCGGCCCAGATCACGGGTGTAGAGGTAGGACGCGAGACCGAACTCGGTGTCGTTGGCCATGGCGATGGCCTGCTCCTCGCTGTCGAAGCGGAAGATCGGTGCCAGCGGGCCGAAGGTTTCGTCGCGGGCGACCAGCATGTCCGGGGTGACATC encodes:
- a CDS encoding helix-turn-helix transcriptional regulator, encoding MHPPASGSCGDFGRHCLNAFRQVVPASQGAFYRIDAHLQAYDFILLDMLEPMHDAYLRHYRHVDPLRPDHCQAAGLPVVPLRTGLAQQSEADNRQYRRFLQHHAVVDVVEIIAHVDGKPSAGVSLLRGAHLGPFRPEELQCLLPLHGLMELAARSQPQSAGDRLKALTPRERELALLLRDGLPNKLLARQLGLGLPTIKTHLLHLYRKLGVSNRTELISSLFL
- a CDS encoding helix-turn-helix domain-containing protein translates to MHSHAVVSSNPGSVAAIADNLVHYRQTQDIEEHAQSLQGWQLRYDQLGAGQFNGELTEIHLSGMQLIRDRASQAMVKNGAAWPGAITFSMPLSADPHFHCTGHSIHQPSLLVARSEQLPELRVPGGLDLICIAIDEQPLQEALQRQQRELDLKHLPKCYRLLSDANQQELVRLFGDVLDQYGNGTALLDHITIRGAIRDAILMHLLELMDSEDDHPLPLSARKRMVDRARDYALANRDRPLNILELCNQIGASRRKLQYCFQETLGTNPVAYLRALRLNAVHRQLRQGNSTDSVQAVAANWGFWHLSRFATDYRQLFGERPSDTLRRARGFCAEIG
- a CDS encoding methyl-accepting chemotaxis protein; this translates as MEHALADSAGHMSQSSALAEAMQRALSEHLQQVERDIRQHLDDVAVQITTKSDEVITVLSDIGDIAKQVNLLALNAAIESARAGEAGRGFAVVADEVRKLAQRTLLSARDATERMDLSHLQKRMNSVSSHSQGSFDLLTRRLNDSLGQMNALFATVSGNVGGLQQTNRVILESAPQLEQRLGYLLGLAERAASLGRGAAQVLAKDAALPEQGLQRLLAEQHIAIRPDQDRLADVLQRGRLRVAIEPQLVGLSFRQRPGEPLRGMDADYVRAFAQWLGVEVEFVEYGWEQCMSLLAFGRRPAEAPADLMWSALPASPAFEDLAFSRPYSFAPLILARRKGDERIGGLADLQGRVLGCGNDPVALETLAQLGVRWPANRHMPGGRVELANLMVFSDQTRIHDALAEGVVDAFTVERPIYHWAATHRQSRWFGKLDILPQPLGDRLWCYSVGVARRAENARLLAKVNEFLVQFQDSPRRKEIETNWQGGALTPPAGSFELKGVVDASELARLPC
- a CDS encoding amidase, which produces MQDIHALMDRHDATGLAQLIGNREISRNELLEASISRLEKVEPQLNAVAEKLYDSARNAAPVDGPLAGVPTLIKDLFSPLAEARMSNGSLALGESRLGLDDAVVGRLREAGCQFIGTTTSPEFGTSYTTESTRFGATRNPWNPAHSSGGSSGGAAALVAARVVPFAHGNDGGGSLRVPASCCGVFGLKPSRGRMPSGPLVGEGWAGMGTPHAITLSVRDSAALLDITAGADLGAPYAAPWQDGPFVDSLHRPRRRLRIALVENLAPWSSGPQALAAVRHTARLCESLGHHVEPAVLPVEPLEFLDQVFDVIGASTRSYLDLVGEMRGRAVVNEELEPRTRVILREKGGVSGARYASAVEGIHALGRRLAHFFVDYDIVLTPTLTREPPLIGSLDVFDESIDLATLIEHFHSYSPFTALFNASGQPAMSVPLYWTPDGLPIGSHFAARFAEEGTLLALAAQLEQAQPWAARVPPINALHG
- the hpaR gene encoding homoprotocatechuate degradation operon regulator HpaR, with product MSSPRLSLTLTLLQARESAMRFFRPQLNLHGLTEQQWRVIRILRQQGELESHQLARLACILKPSMSGVLVRLERDGMVCRRKMSEDQRRVLVGLTEKGEQCFQAMSVEMERNYQRIEEQIGAEKFALLLDLLKDLKAVKP
- a CDS encoding cupin domain-containing protein, producing MSLTAIKNGITLDQLDAWGTVVDLGSEILEGEVRCFGKMTAGAPTDPVSSAYFGTTKGKFRMTYPFSEQATVVTGEVLLTDESTGQTSRFKTGDTWFVTKGTPVLWEIVSDSFVKHYYAVA
- a CDS encoding NAD(P)/FAD-dependent oxidoreductase, which gives rise to MINIETPTYYTATKKYDLSFPSLDQDLEADVVVIGGGFSGINTALELAEKGITNIVVLEARYLGFGGTGRNGGQIMAGIGHDMEKIRKDVGEDGLRQIFEISDMGADIIKDRIAKYEIDADFCHGYGYLGFNARQEKTLRTWEKEFKSLGSPHEIRFLGGSEVKQIIGSDAYGSALLHMGGGHVHSLNLLLGEAKALSSHGVRIFEYSPALEVTYGERITVRTGKGSVKASKLLWACDSFLNKLEPELHRSTINTYAFQIMTEPLSDEMIQRISPIRGAYSDIRPVIDYYRVTKENRLLFGAATPFIEHIPNDLKAWNRNLMLKIFPYLKDVKIDLAWGGPMATSPNLFPQIGSLPGRPNAFFVQGYSGFGVTPSHIICKVLAEGMSEGSARYDLVSSVRRIKVIGKDHFRPLLLTGGKTLHQLSGYWNGRR
- a CDS encoding SphA family protein — translated: MHKERKSPLIASGLLLFPLLISTPAEATENGSPTTPAGVYDFGAGMSPPATPFGTLGIRTAYYSTNVQKDRHGDKVNNAFSLDVLSVGLAYIRMTDQQLFGAQYGFGAVMPFFQMDARLKVNTPFGPLRFQEEVFRQADLQVIPLILQWNLSRNLFVNSQLQVQAPTGDYDEDRLISPGLNHWTVSPLLNATWISDTGFEASSSFQLDFNTRNHATDYRNGVEYRHEFAVGQHVGPWTVGLGGYYYRQLTDDDGPNLDHGNRARVLAVGPAVSFFKPGLPPVWLHAYKEFGARNRAEGHTIALRMSHSF
- a CDS encoding MFS transporter, with translation MSIEQSVSAVVPSRQASGRREGVVLLLGSSLTIMGAVMVAPILPKLGAEFGPVDPRADLLVPLAVTGPALAIAIVAPLAGWLADKVGRKALLVVATLLYAVLGVVPALLNDLTSIVGARLLFGCAEAAIMTCCATLIADYWRGEERMRFVNLQVVTIGLVGALFFVLGGVLGEHSWRLPFYLYLLPLLLVPAMIRVLWEPSRTATTSITREGDEQVSIPVLLVGYLLVLGGMILNFIVPVQTPILLVGMGVTSSTMIGACAGLGLLATLGGSLTWPVLRRTLGIAGCNALLLTLLALGLWLLLRAQSYQEVLLAVTIHGLGAGLLVPNAMAPVMNALSASTRGRGLGIFTACLYIGQFVSPLVVAMLGGFGHDLRSAIQWLAIASLVAAAAWTLAALFKPRHDALGTHL